The Leptospira sp. WS60.C2 genome includes the window CCGAAAGACTAGCAAAGCCTGAGCCCTCTTCACCCACCAAACATTTAAATGCGTTAGCGTGATCACCATCGTGGAGGTGTTTGCTTCGAAAAGCACCCAAGGATGGGTGCGGGCGAGAGCTCTGGCCATGGATGGCCAGGCGAACGCGAGAAGCGAATGCCGAAACCTATGCAGAAATTTTTCTATTTTTAATGGAGACTTCTAGATCTAGCGCGTGACAAACTTTCAAAAAAGTTGATAAGTTACAATTCACTCCATTCTCAATTTTGGACAGCTGTTGTTGGGTGACGTGAGCTTTTTTTGCTAAATCCGATTGAGATAGTCCTTTTTTCTCTCTTAGTGTTTGTAACTCAATCGAGATATTCACAAGTTCTTTTTCTTCTTCAAATATCTTCTTAAATGATTTATTTCTCAACTTATTATCTAAATGTTTTTTGAACGATCGCATTAATGAAACTCCTTTAGGTTTTTCTCATAATATTGCGCTAAGAAAATTTCCTTTCTTTTGATTGCCTTTTTAATTTCTGCTTTTGGAACCTTATCTGTGTTTTTGACAAATTGATTAGTTAAAACTATATAATTTTTAAAACAAAAGAAATACAGAATTCAAACTTGTGATCCGGAAAGCTTAATCCTCAGTTCATGGATTCCGTCAATTAACAGATCAGCATACGGTCTTGGCAAATTTGGTCCCATCTCTGAGAGTTTGTCTAACCATGCGAAAATTTTTGCCTGATTTCTTTCATCTTTAGAGTTTATGAAAGATTCGATCTCAGATGGCAAATCCTTGTTTTCTGAGAAATAAAGAATTTTCCATTTTTGACTCACAACTCATCCTACATCATAAATGATGTATCGTAAAGTTTAAAATTTGCTTCTTGTCTTATTTTTTATTCTCTTATTGATTCATTTTATACGAAAAGTATTTCTCCCTTCCACCCACCAAACATTTAAATGCGTTAGCGTGATAACCATCGTGGAGGTGTTTGCTTCGAAAAGCACCCAGGGATGGGTGCGGGCGAGAGCTCTGGCCATGGATGGCCAGGCGAACGCGAGAAGCGAATGCCGAAACCTGGAGACGCTCGGTGAGTCGGCTTCCACGGTTCTCCCATCCAGGTCGAACACGTTCCAGCCCGTCCCGCTCGAGGTCTCGGCATCCTGCCTTCGACAGAAACAGCTTCACGCTCCCTATGGGTCGCTACTGTTTCTGACTCTCACGGTCGTTCGACTCCCGTCGTAAAACATGGAGTAAATGAAATTTTCTTTCAAAAACCCACCAAACATTTAAATGCGTTAGCGTGATCACCATCGTGGAGGTGTTTGCTTCGAAAAGCACCCAAGGATGGGTGCGGGCGAGAGCTCTGGCCATGGATGGCCAGGCGAACGCGAGAAGCGAATGCCGAAACCTGGAGACGCCGGGAGTCGAACCCGGGTCCTATCGTCCTCAAATGCAGCTTCTACACGTTTAGTTTGCAAATGAATTTCGGAAAGACTTACCCTACAAACGGGGGACTCAATCCTATCCTACTTAGAGTTCAATTCGGTTCGAAGCGGGCGACAAATCCGAAAGGTCCTTAGAGAGGTGTCGGTTTCTAGGCCACCCAAGGAAACAGCCACCGAAACCGTAGAGCTTAAAATTAAGCTGCTAGAGCAAATTCGTTATTTGCAGTTATTGTTTTGAAGGTTTTTAAGAGGTCCCTCACCCCTACGTGCCACTGAATCCAAGCCAACAACAGTCGAAACCAATGTCGTCCCCAATTCTTACTACTTAGACGACGGTAATGGTTCGAATTGTTACGAAAAGCAAAAAAGGTTGAATTGGAGTTTTAGTGTGCAGGAATGTTTGTATCCTTATGAAAATTTCCTTTCGTACTCCTTTTTTGACTCTATTGGTCCTCATCTTTTTCAGTTTCAATCCATCTTGTTCGCAAAAGGAACACCCTTCTGAGAAGGAAATCCGACTCGCAGTGTATGAAAAAGAAGAAGGGGATCCCATCCGAATCCTCGGGCAAAAACAGATCAATTTGGACGAAACACCTGAAATGGAAACTTTGGTATTGTTTCAGTCAGGGCAAAGTGAGGTATTGTCTGCGTTTCGTAAGGATGGATCCAATTGGATCTTTTTATGGAAGTTAGAATTCTTTCTGAAAAACTTAGGGCCGATGTACCACGACGGCAAACAAAGTATTTGGGTCGCTGGATCTATTTCCGGCAAAGAAAAACCAACGTTTGCAGGGGATTGTTTGAGACGAGTGGTGCTCGCAGAACTTCCTGGTGATAATTTCAATTCTGTCTTTGTTGAAGTATTGTCCGAAGAACCACCGTTAGGTTTATTTTCTGTTCCTATGGGTTATAGGAAAGGAAAAAAGATTTGGGATGGTTACCAACTCAAAGAACACGAAGAATTAAAACGAACCAAACGAGTTGAGTTTGAATATAGCGCTAAGGATAAATCGTTTCGTATCTTCCCCACAAATCCTAATTACTCACAAGAATTTGTTTTCAATGGCTGGGAGATGATTGCAAACCTGCCGATGCAACCGGTTCCTTCTTTTGTTTCGTTAGAAGTGGAACCTAAATTTGAAAAAGGAAAAGAATCTCTTGTGACCTTACAGCTGAAGAATCGAGGCAATTATGTAAGTTTAACATATCTGTCACTTTCCTTTCCCGATGTTGGAAACCTTCGATTAGCAAGTGAAACACAAGGTGTTCGTTTGTATAAAAAAGGGGATATTGTCTACAATGTCGTACAAAATAAAAAAATCCCAGCAGAGTATCCGTTACTCGAAGTTACTAAAGAAGGATGGGCAAATAACTTCCGTTATGGGATTAAGTTTTATTATACACCTGCTGTGACTGATTCTCCAAGGATTTTATTTCGTTCCACTTATAAGTTTTACCAAGATATAGTTTCGATTCCAAACCAATATTCGATTGCACCGTTTGAAAGGGATCAACAAGGGTTTCCCTCTTATCTTTTGGGCCAATAACGAAAAACGCAATGAAACAAAGATTGCCAGAAGAAATTTTAGTAGCAAGACGTGAAATTGTTCGAGTCCAAGTCGAACGATTCCATTTGTTTTATTTTGATTTCTTTCATCGTTCCGAAACAATTGAGATGGCAAAATTTTTCTTTGAGACCGTTTACAATTTGGATGGGAAAGAGGAATGGGAAACGTTAGCGTTTCAAACCTATGACAAAGTCAAAAATATGCTGAAAGAGGGAACTCGAGAAAGTATAGAACGTCTGATGGAGCTCAATTCGATCACTGATGAGTTGGACATCCAGATGGCAAAACTTTTGTTAGCGAAGGGCTGGGTATTCGGAAATGAAATCAACCAAGATGAATACTTTCGGTTGTTTTGTGAACTGGATCAAAGAGATCTGCGCAAAAAACAATTAGAAGTAGTTCTTTTTAATTTGAAAAAATTTTATGAACTTGCGCATAAGCCAATGAGTGCTTACATCATCAAACCAGCAGCGATGATGTCCAAATTGCTAGGCGTGTATCCTTTGTTTAAAAAAGTGGAACAAGGGTATTACGCCACGTTACCAGTCAATCAGTTGTTATTTGATGAATTTTATGCATTAGTCCAAGAGAAAGAATGGAATTTTTTATTCCAGGCTTTTCCATCACTGAAAGAGGAATCATGAGAAGACGCTCCAGGTTTGTATCCAAAGAAGAAGACCATGTGGAAGCACATGATAGGTGGTTACTTACCTATGCTGACATGATCACACTTCTTTTAGGTTTATTTATCATTTTGTATGCAGTCAGTAAGGTGGATTCCAAACGACTGAACGAAGTGGCAAAAGACATCAAAAGAGGATTTGGACTGAATGTGAGTTCATTAGGAGTTTTAGTCGATGGTGGTTCTGGGATTTTGGAAGACGATACCATGGTTCCCAAATCAGAAGTGTTTCGACTTTGGGAACGAATTGGTTTTGCTTTAAAAGCGCTAAAAGAAAAAGCAAAATTAAAACTGGGACTTGCCGAAACTGAAGAACTCAAACTTACATTTGCCGGTTCGGATTTAGCTTCCGATGACGTACTAAAAACTGATCCCGATTTAAAATTTGCGTTTGAACAATTGGCGATTTTATCCAAAGGTATGGATATAGATATTGTCGTTCGAGTTCACATCCCTTATGAATCTCAAATTGACAAATCCAAATTCCAAAATTCTTGGGATTATCATTCCAATCGAGCCTCCTTACTCGCAGAAAAGTTAGTCAATGAATATGGTATTCCCAAGGAACAAGTATCTGTTCAAGGTTATGCGATGTTTCAAAAATCAAAATTTTCAGACACACCTGAAAAAAAAGCAAACGAAGAACGAATCGAAATTTTAATTCGCAAAAAAGAAACAGCTGATACTACAAAATAAAAACTCATTTCTAGGATCAAATGATCCTCAATTCTACTTTTCAAATTCCCAAAGGCAAAAGAATCTTGTTATGACTTTGGATTTAGAATTTAATTCCATCATTTTGTAAGGCATGATTCCATGAAACCACTCAATTCAATTATCAATTTGCAAAGGAATTTCAAACATTCCCTCTTTTTTATTGTTTGTTTCGGGATATTGTTTTCTTTCCTATCCTGCAAAAAGGAAAAAGGGATCAACCAATTGGATTGGCAAAATGAATCCCTGCGTTTAACAGCTGATTTGTGTAAAAAATTCCGTGAATGTGCTGATCAAAATTGGAAGTCCATACCCGAAAATTTACAAAAATTCACAGAAGGACGATTGGAAGAAGCCAATTGTCAAAAACGATTTCGTGAGAGTAATGCTTACAAATTGATCGGAGCCGATCCCTTGCAAATCCAAACAAGTTATCGAGAATGTCACAAACAAGGGATGGATCTTACGTGTGACGATTTGCAAGCAGGTAAACTGATGAACTTTCCTTCTTGCACCGCCTTCCAAAGAATCCAAAATCGATAAATTTTACTGGATTACGTTAGTTATAAGATCAACAATCGAATTA containing:
- a CDS encoding helix-turn-helix domain-containing protein; amino-acid sequence: MRSFKKHLDNKLRNKSFKKIFEEEKELVNISIELQTLREKKGLSQSDLAKKAHVTQQQLSKIENGVNCNLSTFLKVCHALDLEVSIKNRKISA
- a CDS encoding flagellar motor protein MotB; translated protein: MRRRSRFVSKEEDHVEAHDRWLLTYADMITLLLGLFIILYAVSKVDSKRLNEVAKDIKRGFGLNVSSLGVLVDGGSGILEDDTMVPKSEVFRLWERIGFALKALKEKAKLKLGLAETEELKLTFAGSDLASDDVLKTDPDLKFAFEQLAILSKGMDIDIVVRVHIPYESQIDKSKFQNSWDYHSNRASLLAEKLVNEYGIPKEQVSVQGYAMFQKSKFSDTPEKKANEERIEILIRKKETADTTK